Proteins encoded in a region of the Anoxybacillus amylolyticus genome:
- a CDS encoding sugar phosphate nucleotidyltransferase, whose product MKAIIMAGGRGTRLRPLTCDVPKPMVPLVGKPVLEYSIDWLKRFGVTDIAITIHYLGETIKTYFGDGSRFGVNVCYFEEQEPLGTAGSIKSAMSFTDDTFIVVSGDALTDIDLSEAMAFHRDRRALATIVATKQNNPLDYGGIITASDGRVKQLIEKPKWNEVCSDLVNTGIYLFEREIFQYMKEDKCDFSNDIFPYLMQQNAPLYAFFADGYWLDIGSIEQYRKAHIDLLNKRVNVSLPGQEVFPHVWVGTDAKIEDGAIIVGPAFIGEGGCVRKHAKIDQYTVIGANVHIGEHTSVKRSIIWDRVYVGRYCELRGSLVAGDTYVANHVELLEQSVVGSHCTVQPNVHVKPNTKIWPNKTIVEGTVVHSSLFWGTDASQPFFGVRGISGVANVEMTPEYAAKLGAAYGSTLPLHSHVIVASDGHPFTTLMKQAFSQGLHASGVCTTAWQEGTTAPVVRYHLSRLSYAGGVYMFLENDKVYIDLYDECGYPLDRFQEKKLEHTFAQGNIRRVAFEQIGYANYERQPSALYIQAMRQYMSFSLHSNALFVSDANVSSLIEQLFSTREITIIKQTSLHELREYLKATDALFAVVAKKDGEQFFVMDETGNIMTEEQLFSLYTLVSLLFHSERSVPLPVYAPSGLESVASRLNGSTKRVEGTRREMLRAWSHPFHFLYDAVFAFVQLLQLFAVEARPLSQVIDSLPRLHWLKDYVFCPWNARAIVMRKLIEEESETNVDVGGGIKVRHSDGSWTFILPELDQPVFTIYSEAFDGQKARETVTRYIKKIRQYQNV is encoded by the coding sequence ATGAAGGCAATTATTATGGCTGGCGGTCGCGGAACGCGGCTCCGACCGCTTACTTGTGATGTACCAAAACCAATGGTTCCCCTTGTTGGAAAACCGGTGCTAGAATATTCGATTGACTGGCTAAAGCGATTTGGGGTGACGGATATTGCGATTACGATTCACTATTTGGGGGAAACAATTAAAACGTATTTTGGAGATGGAAGCCGTTTTGGAGTGAATGTTTGTTATTTTGAAGAGCAAGAGCCGCTCGGAACAGCAGGGAGTATAAAAAGCGCCATGTCATTTACTGATGATACGTTTATCGTCGTCAGCGGCGACGCCTTAACCGATATTGATTTATCGGAAGCGATGGCGTTTCACCGTGACCGTCGCGCGCTTGCGACCATTGTGGCAACAAAGCAAAATAATCCGCTCGATTACGGCGGAATTATTACGGCAAGCGATGGACGGGTAAAACAGTTGATTGAGAAGCCGAAATGGAACGAAGTGTGTAGTGATTTAGTAAACACCGGGATTTATCTGTTCGAGCGTGAGATTTTCCAATACATGAAAGAAGACAAATGTGATTTTAGCAACGATATTTTTCCATACTTAATGCAGCAAAACGCCCCACTTTATGCCTTTTTTGCTGATGGCTATTGGTTGGATATCGGAAGCATCGAGCAATATCGAAAGGCGCATATCGACTTGTTAAATAAGCGCGTAAACGTTTCGCTCCCAGGGCAGGAAGTATTTCCTCACGTTTGGGTTGGTACAGACGCAAAAATCGAGGACGGTGCGATTATCGTCGGCCCAGCGTTTATTGGAGAGGGAGGATGTGTTCGTAAACATGCGAAAATTGACCAATATACCGTCATCGGTGCAAATGTGCATATCGGCGAACATACGTCAGTGAAACGGAGCATTATTTGGGATCGCGTTTACGTAGGCCGCTATTGTGAGTTGCGCGGAAGCTTAGTAGCGGGCGATACGTATGTGGCGAACCATGTTGAGTTGCTCGAACAATCAGTTGTCGGTAGTCATTGTACAGTTCAGCCAAACGTACATGTGAAACCGAATACGAAAATATGGCCGAATAAAACAATTGTGGAGGGAACGGTCGTTCATTCGTCTCTTTTTTGGGGAACAGATGCTTCGCAACCGTTTTTTGGCGTGCGAGGCATTTCTGGAGTAGCGAATGTCGAGATGACCCCAGAATACGCGGCTAAACTAGGCGCCGCCTATGGCAGCACATTGCCTCTACACAGCCACGTAATCGTTGCTAGTGACGGGCATCCGTTTACAACCCTTATGAAACAAGCGTTTTCTCAAGGATTACATGCATCTGGTGTTTGCACGACAGCATGGCAAGAAGGGACAACAGCGCCAGTCGTTCGCTATCACCTCTCTCGTCTGTCTTATGCTGGTGGCGTGTATATGTTTTTAGAAAATGACAAGGTGTATATCGATTTATATGACGAATGTGGCTACCCACTCGACCGATTTCAAGAAAAAAAACTAGAGCATACATTTGCCCAAGGGAATATTCGTCGCGTTGCTTTCGAACAAATTGGGTATGCCAACTATGAACGCCAGCCAAGTGCTCTATACATTCAAGCAATGCGCCAGTATATGTCGTTTTCTCTTCATTCAAACGCGCTCTTTGTTTCTGACGCAAACGTTTCTTCACTTATAGAACAGTTGTTTTCAACCCGCGAAATCACCATAATTAAACAAACATCTCTTCACGAACTGCGCGAATATCTCAAAGCAACAGACGCCTTATTTGCTGTCGTGGCGAAAAAAGACGGTGAACAATTTTTCGTAATGGATGAAACAGGGAATATTATGACGGAGGAGCAGCTATTCTCGCTTTATACGCTCGTGTCGCTTCTCTTTCATTCAGAGCGTTCGGTGCCGCTTCCGGTTTATGCGCCTTCTGGATTAGAGTCGGTTGCAAGCCGTTTAAACGGTAGCACGAAGCGAGTGGAAGGAACGCGACGAGAAATGTTGCGTGCATGGTCGCATCCGTTTCATTTTTTGTACGATGCGGTGTTTGCGTTCGTTCAGCTACTTCAGCTTTTTGCCGTCGAAGCCCGTCCGCTATCACAAGTTATCGATTCCCTTCCACGCCTACATTGGTTAAAAGATTATGTGTTCTGCCCTTGGAACGCTCGCGC
- the phoU gene encoding phosphate signaling complex protein PhoU, with the protein MRGKFEYDLKTLQQKLIELGNLTEVALTQAIEAFQTKNVDQALAVIERDSEIDMLEEEINDFAILLIAKQQPVAIDLRRIVVAIKIATDVERIADYAVNIAKATIRIGEQPFVMGIDKLVRMHQIALDMVSLGLKAYNEEDVLLARKISDMDDEVDELYGQIMRDLLQLEHSQENFSQMNMLSLIARYLERTADHVTNMAEHVVYLVKGRHYDLNS; encoded by the coding sequence GTGAGAGGAAAATTTGAATACGACTTAAAAACATTGCAGCAAAAACTTATAGAGCTCGGCAATTTAACAGAAGTTGCATTGACGCAAGCGATCGAGGCGTTTCAAACGAAAAACGTCGATCAAGCGTTAGCGGTGATTGAGCGCGACAGCGAAATTGACATGTTAGAAGAAGAAATTAACGATTTTGCGATTTTGTTAATTGCCAAACAACAACCCGTCGCAATTGACTTGCGCCGTATTGTGGTCGCTATTAAAATTGCGACCGATGTTGAACGAATTGCTGATTACGCGGTGAACATTGCGAAAGCGACCATTCGCATCGGCGAACAGCCGTTTGTGATGGGGATCGATAAGCTTGTTCGAATGCATCAAATTGCGCTAGACATGGTTTCGCTCGGCTTAAAAGCGTACAACGAAGAAGATGTTTTGTTAGCGCGAAAAATTTCCGACATGGACGATGAAGTTGATGAATTATACGGGCAAATTATGCGCGATTTGTTGCAGCTTGAGCATTCGCAAGAAAATTTCTCGCAAATGAACATGCTGTCATTAATTGCTCGTTATCTCGAGCGCACGGCGGATCACGTTACCAACATGGCTGAACATGTCGTTTATCTCGTCAAGGGAAGACATTATGATTTAAATAGTTAA
- a CDS encoding endolytic transglycosylase MltG, which translates to MKKEIRTFALGMLLSTSILGVVYYQYDKQQPLTQSQVEAYLKKHHEIALSNAQYHALQEKANKANKQAKQGTPNITTVHIYHLVIEKGDVPAKFAKKLETAKIIADADTLTSYLETHQLTRAIRPGTYEIRSDMSYEQIAAILTHGKR; encoded by the coding sequence ATGAAAAAAGAAATTCGCACTTTTGCACTGGGCATGTTGCTTTCGACTTCGATCCTTGGGGTTGTCTATTATCAGTACGACAAGCAGCAACCGCTCACCCAATCACAAGTAGAGGCCTATTTGAAAAAACATCACGAAATCGCTCTGAGCAATGCGCAATATCATGCGCTTCAAGAAAAAGCAAACAAAGCAAACAAACAAGCAAAACAGGGGACACCAAATATTACTACCGTTCATATTTATCATCTTGTCATTGAAAAAGGGGACGTTCCTGCTAAGTTCGCGAAAAAATTAGAAACAGCGAAAATCATTGCCGATGCGGATACACTTACCTCCTACTTAGAAACGCATCAGCTTACACGAGCCATTCGCCCTGGGACGTACGAAATTCGTAGCGACATGAGCTATGAACAAATCGCCGCGATATTAACACATGGAAAAAGGTGA